Sequence from the Streptomyces sp. NBC_00358 genome:
GGTGAAGACGAAGACGCCGGTCACCAGGAAGGGGATGTACACGTCGTGCGACATCCCGCGGTCGGCCTTGAGGATCAGACCGAAGATCAGGTAGTAGACGGCCGCGTTCAGCAGCGGTGTCGCCACCTGCCAGAGCTGGCCCAGCTTGGCCTGGCTGTACTGGGCCGTGAGCTTGGCCTGCGAGAAGGCGAGGATGAAGTGCCGCCGGCCCCAGAGCTGACGAACGTACTCGACCAGTCCGGGCCGGGCACCGCTCACCGCGAGCCCGTACTTCGCCGCCATCTCGGCGGCGGAAAGCCCGTCATCGGGCGACAGCCGGTCGCTCACCGCGACTACGCCGTCCTGCGTGGTCTCACTCACAAGGGAAACTTTCGTCTTCAAGATGCGCACCGCCGGATCGGGCGCGCGCATGAGCCGGGGACCGGGTGGGGCCCGGGTGCTCTCAGAATGAGCTTGTCAGATGACGGGGGGCCGGCCCAGTCGAGTCAGCCGCCACACCGTGCGCCACCTCATGGGACGGCGAGGTCCGCACGGACTCGTCCAGCCTTCCCCGAATCCGCCGAACCAGGCCCGCAGAGCCGCCATCGAGGGCCGGCGCAGCAGCGTCAGGAGCATCCAGACGCCGAGGTAGACCGGGACGAGCGGCGCCGGAAGGTTGCGGCGCGCGAGCCAGACCCGGTTGCGGGCCACCATGCGGTGGTAGACCGCGTGCCGCGAGGGGGCGGTCGTCGGGTGGTACAGCACCATGTCGGACCGGTAGTCGATCATCCAGCCGGCGTCGAGGGCCCGCCAGGCCAGGTCGGTCTCCTCGTGCGCGTAGAAGAACGCGTCCGGGAGCCCGCCGACCTCGGCCAGGACCTTCGTACGGACCGCGTTGGCGCCGCCGAGGAACGTGGTGACGCGCGAGGAGCGCATCGGGTCGGCGGCGCGCAGCCTCGGGACGTGGCGGCGCTGGGTCTCGCCCGTCTCGGGGTCCGCGATACGGAAGCTGATGATGCCGAGTTCCGGGTCGTCGGCGAAGGCCCGGCGGCACAGCTCGGCCGTGTCGTGGCGGGCCAGCAGCCCGTCGTCGTCCAGGAACAGCAGGACGTCCACGTCGGTGCCGCCCGGGCCGAAGGCCTCGATGCCGACGTTGCGGCCACCGGGGATGCCGAGGTTCTCGGGCAGTTCGACCGTGCGGACGCCCGCGGGGACGTCCGGGACGGGTGAGCCGTTGCCGACCACGACCACCTCGACGCGGTCGCCGTCCTGCTTGGCGACGGAGTCGAGGAGGGCCCGCAGTTCGTCGGGGCGGTTGCCCATGGTGATGATCACCGCGCCGACCTTCGTGGCCGTACTCACTTGAGCCTGCTCGAAGCGAGGATGGACACCAGGTGCAGCACGGTCTGCACCAGCGCGATGCCGGCGAGCACCGCGGTGCCGAGCCGGGTGTAGAACAGGTCGCCCCTGATCTGGTCCGCGACGGCGAGGACCAGGATCAGCAGGGACGCCTCGATACCGAGGATCAGCCGGTGGAACTTGAGTGCCGCGGCGGCCCGGCGGGCCAGCGCCACGCCCGACGAGCGGGGCTCGGACGCCGACTCCTTGACCGGTGGCAGCCCGCTCTGGTGGCGGGCGACCCCGACGAGATCCGTCTCGGCCTTGACCAGGATCGCGCCGAGCGCGGCCAGCGTGCCGAGGAAGGCCCACAGCCAGTCGACGCGGCCGCTGCCCCACAGGTCGGCGGCGCGCAGACCGAGCCCGACCAGGACGGCCGCGTCGGTCAGATAGGCGCCGACCCGGTCGAGATAGACCCCGCCGAGCGAGTACTGCTTCTTCCAGCGCGCGATCTCGCCGTCGACGCAGTCGAGCAGCAGATAGAGCTGGACCATCACCACGCCGAGCACGGCGCCCGCGATCCCCGGCACCAGCAGGGCCGGGGCCGCGAGCACGCCGCACAGGGTCATCAGGTACGTGAGCTGGTTGGGCGTGATCCTGGTGTTCACCAGGTACCGGTCGCAGCGCAGCGAGATCTCTCGCATGTACAGGCGTCCCGCCCAGTGCTCACCGCTGCGCCGGTCCTTCACCCCTGGGGGGTGAACGACGGGGCGGAGTTCAGCTACCGATGGCCTTGGCATAGTCGGAGTAGATGTCCTTGATCTGGTGGGTTTTCAGGTCGAGATGTTCGAGGATCGTGTAGCGGCCGGGCCGGGTCTGCGGAGCGAACTCCACCACCTGCACGAACTCGTCCACGGTGAAGCCGATCTCCTCGGGCAGTACCGGCAGTCCGTGCCGGCGCAGCACCTCGGCCATGAACGCCGCCTCCTCGTGGGCCCCGCGCATATACATCGCGAAGGCCGCGCCCAGGCCGCACTGCTCGCCGTGGCTCGCCGCGCGCTGGGGGAAGAGGAGGTCGAAGGCGTGGTTGATCTCGTGGCAGGAGCCGGAGGCCGGACGTGAGTCGCCCGAGATCGACATCGCGATGCCGGTGAGGACGAGCGCCTCCGCGAGCACCTGGAGGAAGTCGTTGTCACCGATCCCGCCGGGGTGCCGCAGTACGGCCTCACCGGCCTGGCGGGCCATCGCGGCGGCCAGACCGTCGATCTTCTCGCCCTTGACCCGGTTCGCCAGCTCCCAGTCGGCGATCGCGTTGATGTTCGAGACCGCGTCGCCGATGCCCGCCCGGACGAACCGGACCGGCGCCTCACGGATCACGTCGAGGTCGATGAGCACGGCGATCGGGTTCGGTACGCCGTACGAGCCGCGGCCCGCGTCGTTGTCCAGGGTGGCGACCGGCGAGCACAGACCGTCGTGGGCGAGGTTCGTGGGCACCGCGACCAGCGGCAGCCCGACCCGCGCCGCGGCGAACTTCGCGCAGTCGATGATCTTGCCGCCGCCCAGGCCCACGACCGCGTCGTAGTGCCCGGACTTCATGGCGTCGGCCAGCCGGATGGCGTCGTCGAGCGTGCCACCGCCGA
This genomic interval carries:
- a CDS encoding glycosyltransferase family 2 protein, with product MSTATKVGAVIITMGNRPDELRALLDSVAKQDGDRVEVVVVGNGSPVPDVPAGVRTVELPENLGIPGGRNVGIEAFGPGGTDVDVLLFLDDDGLLARHDTAELCRRAFADDPELGIISFRIADPETGETQRRHVPRLRAADPMRSSRVTTFLGGANAVRTKVLAEVGGLPDAFFYAHEETDLAWRALDAGWMIDYRSDMVLYHPTTAPSRHAVYHRMVARNRVWLARRNLPAPLVPVYLGVWMLLTLLRRPSMAALRAWFGGFGEGWTSPCGPRRPMRWRTVWRLTRLGRPPVI
- a CDS encoding CDP-alcohol phosphatidyltransferase family protein, with protein sequence MPRPSVAELRPVVHPPGVKDRRSGEHWAGRLYMREISLRCDRYLVNTRITPNQLTYLMTLCGVLAAPALLVPGIAGAVLGVVMVQLYLLLDCVDGEIARWKKQYSLGGVYLDRVGAYLTDAAVLVGLGLRAADLWGSGRVDWLWAFLGTLAALGAILVKAETDLVGVARHQSGLPPVKESASEPRSSGVALARRAAAALKFHRLILGIEASLLILVLAVADQIRGDLFYTRLGTAVLAGIALVQTVLHLVSILASSRLK
- a CDS encoding iron-containing alcohol dehydrogenase family protein, which codes for MPVLTRLIPSPVVVDIRPGALDDLASVLSDERISHSGKLAIAVSNGSGARLRDRIAPALPGADWYEVGGGTLDDAIRLADAMKSGHYDAVVGLGGGKIIDCAKFAAARVGLPLVAVPTNLAHDGLCSPVATLDNDAGRGSYGVPNPIAVLIDLDVIREAPVRFVRAGIGDAVSNINAIADWELANRVKGEKIDGLAAAMARQAGEAVLRHPGGIGDNDFLQVLAEALVLTGIAMSISGDSRPASGSCHEINHAFDLLFPQRAASHGEQCGLGAAFAMYMRGAHEEAAFMAEVLRRHGLPVLPEEIGFTVDEFVQVVEFAPQTRPGRYTILEHLDLKTHQIKDIYSDYAKAIGS